A window of the Acidovorax sp. YS12 genome harbors these coding sequences:
- a CDS encoding OsmC family protein codes for MECTVSWTGASGTRSGMGFVAETGSGHVLAMDGAPDAAKPELGGLNLAPRPMETLLAGTGGCTAYDVVLILRRGRHDVRGCSVKLTSERADTEPKVFTKIHMHFTVTGKGVPAAAVERAIALSHEKYCSASIMLGKTAQITTGFDLIEV; via the coding sequence ATGGAATGCACAGTCAGCTGGACCGGCGCGAGCGGCACGCGCTCGGGCATGGGCTTTGTCGCCGAAACCGGCAGCGGCCATGTCCTGGCCATGGATGGGGCGCCCGATGCAGCCAAGCCCGAGCTAGGTGGCCTGAATCTTGCTCCTCGTCCCATGGAGACGCTGCTGGCCGGCACCGGGGGGTGTACCGCGTACGACGTGGTGCTGATCCTGCGCCGCGGGCGCCACGATGTGCGGGGCTGCAGTGTCAAGTTGACGTCGGAACGTGCCGATACAGAACCGAAGGTATTCACCAAGATCCACATGCACTTCACCGTTACGGGCAAGGGTGTTCCGGCCGCCGCCGTGGAGCGGGCCATCGCCCTGAGCCATGAGAAATACTGCTCCGCCAGCATCATGCTGGGCAAGACGGCGCAGATCACCACAGGCTTTGATCTGATCGAGGTCTGA
- the ilvA gene encoding threonine ammonia-lyase, biosynthetic, which translates to MTQPLSPFDYLKKILTARVYDVAVESDLQPARALSRRLHNKVLLKREDQQPVFSFKLRGAYNKMAQLPPEQLQKGVICASAGNHAQGVAMSARKLGVRAVIVMPTTTPQVKIDAVQALGGEVVLAGESFTDAYQHSLELQQAQSLTFVHPFDDPDVIAGQGTIAMEILRQLQSLGSQRLDAVFVAIGGGGLISGVANYIKAVRPEIKVIGVQMNDSDAMVQSVQAGARVTLQDVGLFSDGTAVKLVGEETFRVAQGLVDGYVTVNTDAVCAAIKDIFVDTRSIVEPAGALAVAAIKQYVAQHKTKGETYAAILCGANMNFDRLRFVAERAEVGEEREALLAVTIPEERGSFRRFCELIGQLPGGPRNVTEFNYRIGDSARAHVFVGLTAHGKGESEKLAKTFQRQGFEALDLTHDELAKEHLRHLVGGRSPLAQDERLLRFEFPERPGALLKFLSLMQPSWNISLFHYRNQGADYGRILVGIQVPPEDSAAFDAFLATLGYPYAEETQNPAYRLFLQTK; encoded by the coding sequence ATGACCCAGCCCCTTTCCCCGTTCGACTACCTGAAGAAAATCCTCACGGCGCGCGTGTACGACGTGGCCGTGGAGTCCGACCTGCAGCCGGCGCGCGCCCTGAGCCGGCGCCTGCACAACAAGGTGCTGCTCAAGCGCGAGGACCAGCAGCCGGTGTTCAGCTTCAAGCTGCGCGGCGCCTACAACAAGATGGCGCAACTGCCGCCCGAGCAGTTGCAGAAGGGCGTGATCTGCGCCTCGGCCGGCAACCACGCGCAGGGCGTGGCCATGAGCGCGCGCAAGCTCGGCGTGCGCGCCGTGATCGTCATGCCCACCACCACGCCGCAGGTCAAGATCGACGCCGTGCAGGCGCTCGGCGGCGAGGTGGTGCTGGCCGGCGAGAGCTTCACCGATGCCTACCAGCACTCGCTCGAGCTGCAGCAGGCGCAGTCGCTCACTTTCGTCCACCCCTTCGACGACCCGGACGTGATCGCCGGCCAGGGCACCATCGCCATGGAAATCCTGCGCCAGTTGCAAAGCCTGGGCAGCCAGCGGCTTGACGCGGTGTTCGTCGCCATCGGCGGCGGCGGGCTGATCAGCGGCGTGGCCAACTACATCAAGGCCGTGCGCCCCGAGATCAAGGTGATCGGCGTGCAGATGAACGACTCCGACGCCATGGTCCAGTCCGTGCAGGCGGGCGCGCGCGTGACGCTGCAGGACGTGGGCCTGTTCTCCGACGGCACCGCCGTCAAGCTCGTGGGCGAGGAGACCTTCCGCGTCGCCCAGGGACTGGTGGACGGCTACGTCACCGTCAACACCGACGCCGTGTGCGCCGCGATCAAGGACATCTTCGTGGACACGCGCAGCATCGTCGAGCCCGCGGGCGCGCTCGCCGTGGCGGCCATCAAGCAGTACGTGGCGCAGCACAAGACCAAGGGCGAAACCTACGCCGCCATCCTGTGCGGCGCCAACATGAACTTCGACCGCCTGCGCTTCGTCGCCGAGCGCGCCGAGGTGGGCGAGGAGCGCGAGGCGCTGCTGGCCGTCACCATCCCCGAGGAGCGCGGCAGCTTCCGGCGCTTTTGCGAGCTCATCGGCCAGTTGCCTGGCGGCCCGCGCAACGTCACCGAGTTCAACTACCGCATCGGCGACAGCGCGCGCGCCCACGTGTTCGTGGGCCTGACCGCGCACGGCAAGGGCGAGTCGGAAAAGCTCGCCAAGACCTTCCAGCGCCAGGGCTTCGAGGCGCTGGACCTGACGCACGACGAACTCGCCAAGGAACACCTGCGCCACCTCGTGGGCGGGCGCTCGCCGCTGGCGCAGGACGAACGCCTGCTGCGCTTCGAGTTCCCCGAGCGCCCCGGCGCGCTGCTCAAGTTCCTCAGCCTGATGCAGCCGAGCTGGAACATCTCGCTGTTCCACTATCGCAACCAGGGCGCGGACTACGGCCGCATCCTCGTCGGCATCCAGGTGCCGCCCGAGGACTCGGCCGCGTTCGACGCCTTCCTGGCCACGCTCGGCTACCCGTATGCCGAGGAAACGCAGAACCCTGCCTACCGCCTGTTTCTACAAACAAAATAG
- a CDS encoding porin produces MQKNIIVAALALCSAGVAMAQTSKVELWGIVDAAVRHTNNEGVDQKSKTQMIGGGMSQSRWGINVTEDLGGGNTALVVLENRFDADAGNSAANAPFFQLAHVGLQTPYGRLTAGRQWNVLFDVVTSTYASFPYSPYMEAYKPELGMAMGARTSNMLKYTFATKDRSLVGSLQYSFDENNDTKDIEAGFPGNAAQLPALIGAKALSTINGGAWKTVGGYLRYAPGNGLAVGGGYLRSTLPGGTDVDAWTLGGSYRTGPWYLTAGYGLNKAKFTAAGANPIQTIRNQLDGAILGVFWAGQTNGGFVPGDADKRQMVKLGVGYQATPQLNVGLHYFHGKQSGSATGLSNGKANFVVAVADYAFSKRTDAYVGIDNTRLSGGDNMYLDTASKARSRTGFTIGLRHRF; encoded by the coding sequence ATGCAGAAGAACATTATTGTGGCAGCCCTGGCCCTGTGCAGTGCCGGTGTGGCAATGGCCCAAACCAGCAAGGTGGAATTGTGGGGTATCGTGGATGCCGCTGTGCGCCACACCAATAACGAAGGCGTGGATCAGAAGAGCAAAACCCAGATGATTGGCGGCGGTATGTCGCAAAGCCGCTGGGGCATCAACGTCACGGAAGACCTGGGCGGCGGCAATACGGCGCTGGTGGTGCTGGAAAACCGTTTCGATGCCGATGCCGGAAATTCCGCCGCGAACGCGCCTTTCTTCCAGTTGGCTCACGTGGGCTTGCAAACCCCCTATGGCCGTTTGACCGCTGGCCGCCAGTGGAACGTGCTGTTCGATGTGGTGACCAGCACCTACGCCTCGTTCCCCTATTCGCCCTACATGGAAGCCTACAAGCCCGAGCTTGGCATGGCCATGGGTGCGCGTACCAGCAATATGCTGAAGTACACCTTCGCCACGAAGGACCGCAGCCTGGTCGGCTCGCTGCAGTATTCGTTTGATGAAAACAACGATACCAAAGATATCGAGGCAGGTTTCCCTGGTAACGCGGCCCAATTGCCGGCCTTGATTGGTGCCAAGGCGCTGAGCACCATCAATGGCGGCGCATGGAAGACGGTCGGCGGCTATCTGCGCTACGCCCCTGGCAACGGTCTGGCTGTCGGCGGCGGCTATCTGCGTAGCACGCTGCCCGGCGGCACCGATGTCGATGCGTGGACCCTGGGTGGTTCGTATCGCACCGGCCCCTGGTATCTGACGGCTGGCTACGGCTTGAACAAGGCCAAGTTCACGGCTGCAGGTGCCAATCCCATCCAGACTATTCGCAATCAATTGGATGGTGCGATTCTGGGCGTGTTCTGGGCCGGTCAGACCAACGGCGGCTTCGTTCCGGGTGATGCCGACAAGCGCCAGATGGTCAAGCTGGGCGTGGGCTACCAGGCCACGCCGCAGCTCAACGTGGGCCTGCACTACTTCCACGGCAAGCAGTCCGGCTCGGCTACCGGCCTATCCAACGGCAAGGCTAATTTCGTCGTGGCCGTGGCCGACTATGCCTTCAGCAAGCGCACCGATGCTTACGTCGGTATCGACAACACGCGCCTCAGCGGCGGCGACAACATGTACTTGGACACTGCCAGCAAGGCCCGCAGCCGCACCGGCTTCACCATCGGCCTGCGCCACCGCTTCTGA
- a CDS encoding porin, translating to MKKSLLALAVLAASGAAMAQSSVTLYGVADAGVTYVNGDKNWSGVTSGNNLTSRIGFRGVEDLGGGLKANFRLEAGLNLDNGDGASGYAGAKAGDGLAFKRQSTVGLEGGFGEVRLGRELTAAYNATARYDVFGSVGIAQSRLWADGGVTDTGAYNTARTTNQRVSNAVTYVSPNFSGFKAAVNYGFGEVAGANSDRQYLGAGLTYDNGPLSLGLGLERLNKDTATNSGKISVWSLGGSYDLGVAKILAGYRDSKGERGAIGDDKTKGYMLAVTAPVGPGLVRAAFNRYEYTPAGAAKLKADQFAVGYVYGLSKRTSVYGTYAYLNNKDYNGTNAVIPSLGAGVLKDSGKQQGFQVGVSHSF from the coding sequence ATGAAAAAATCCCTGCTCGCCCTGGCCGTGCTGGCCGCTTCTGGCGCCGCCATGGCCCAATCTTCCGTGACCCTGTACGGCGTGGCCGATGCTGGCGTGACCTACGTCAATGGTGACAAGAACTGGTCCGGCGTGACCTCCGGCAACAACCTGACCAGCCGCATCGGCTTCCGCGGCGTGGAAGACCTGGGCGGTGGCCTGAAGGCCAACTTCCGTCTGGAAGCAGGTCTGAACCTGGACAACGGCGACGGTGCTTCCGGCTACGCTGGTGCCAAGGCTGGTGATGGCCTGGCATTCAAGCGTCAATCGACCGTGGGCCTGGAAGGCGGCTTCGGTGAAGTGCGTCTGGGCCGCGAACTGACCGCTGCCTACAACGCTACCGCCCGCTACGACGTGTTCGGTTCCGTGGGTATCGCCCAGTCCCGCCTGTGGGCAGACGGTGGCGTGACCGATACCGGCGCTTACAACACGGCTCGTACCACCAACCAGCGCGTGAGCAACGCCGTGACCTATGTGTCGCCCAACTTCAGCGGCTTCAAGGCTGCTGTGAACTACGGCTTCGGCGAAGTGGCTGGCGCTAACAGCGATCGCCAATACCTGGGCGCTGGCCTGACGTACGACAACGGCCCTCTGAGCCTGGGTCTGGGTCTGGAGCGTCTGAACAAGGACACCGCTACCAACTCGGGCAAGATTTCCGTTTGGAGCCTGGGCGGTTCGTATGACCTGGGCGTGGCCAAGATCCTGGCTGGCTACCGCGATTCCAAGGGTGAGCGCGGCGCCATCGGCGACGACAAGACCAAGGGCTACATGCTGGCTGTGACCGCTCCTGTGGGCCCTGGCCTGGTGCGCGCTGCGTTCAACCGCTATGAATACACCCCCGCTGGCGCTGCCAAGCTCAAGGCTGACCAGTTCGCCGTGGGTTATGTGTACGGCCTGTCCAAGCGCACTTCTGTGTACGGCACCTACGCTTACCTGAACAACAAGGACTACAACGGCACCAATGCCGTGATCCCGTCGCTGGGTGCTGGCGTGCTGAAGGACAGCGGCAAGCAGCAAGGCTTCCAAGTGGGCGTGAGCCACTCCTTCTAA
- a CDS encoding ABC transporter permease: MLAFILRRLLQAVIVMVTVAFLAFLLFQFVGDPVLILLGQDATPEQVAALRAALGLDRSFVVQFGHFLWNAAQGEFGISLRQGAQVSRLIAERFPATLELALAAAVLALLVGIPMGVYAALKRGTFTSQVFMALSLLGVSLPTFLIGILLILVFSVTLGWFPSFGRGEVVQLGWWSTGLLTAKGWHHLALPAVTLAIFQLTLIMRLVRAEMLEVLRTDYIKFARARGLTDRAIYFGHALKNTLVPVLTITGLQLGGLIAFAIITETVFQWPGMGLLFIQAVTFADIPVMAAYLCLIALIFVVINLVVDLLYFLVDPRLRVGRAGGH; encoded by the coding sequence ATGCTCGCTTTCATCCTCCGCCGTTTGCTCCAGGCGGTGATCGTGATGGTCACCGTGGCCTTTCTGGCCTTCCTGCTATTCCAGTTTGTGGGCGATCCCGTGTTGATCCTGCTCGGCCAGGACGCGACGCCGGAGCAGGTGGCTGCGCTGCGCGCGGCCTTGGGGCTGGACCGTTCGTTTGTCGTGCAGTTCGGCCATTTCCTGTGGAACGCCGCACAAGGCGAGTTCGGCATCAGCTTGCGCCAGGGCGCGCAGGTGTCGCGCCTGATCGCCGAACGCTTCCCGGCGACGCTAGAGCTGGCGCTGGCGGCAGCCGTGCTCGCGCTGCTGGTGGGCATTCCGATGGGGGTGTATGCGGCGCTCAAGCGTGGCACGTTTACCAGCCAGGTGTTCATGGCGCTGTCGCTGCTCGGCGTGTCGTTGCCCACGTTCCTGATCGGCATCCTGCTGATCCTGGTGTTCTCGGTCACGCTGGGCTGGTTCCCGAGCTTCGGCCGGGGCGAGGTGGTGCAACTGGGCTGGTGGAGTACCGGGCTTCTCACGGCGAAGGGGTGGCACCATCTTGCGCTACCCGCCGTCACCCTGGCCATCTTCCAGCTGACGCTGATCATGCGCCTGGTGCGCGCCGAGATGCTGGAAGTGCTGCGCACCGACTACATCAAGTTCGCGCGGGCGCGCGGGCTCACTGACCGGGCGATCTACTTCGGCCATGCGCTCAAGAACACGCTGGTGCCGGTGCTGACCATCACCGGGCTGCAGCTCGGCGGCCTGATCGCCTTCGCCATCATCACCGAGACGGTGTTCCAGTGGCCTGGCATGGGGCTGCTGTTCATCCAGGCCGTGACCTTTGCCGACATTCCGGTGATGGCGGCCTACCTGTGCCTGATCGCGCTGATCTTCGTCGTGATCAACCTGGTGGTGGATTTGTTGTATTTCCTGGTCGATCCGCGCCTGCGCGTCGGCCGGGCGGGAGGACATTGA
- a CDS encoding amidohydrolase, with amino-acid sequence MQAPRFKAGGRAFAQIAQFHPELTALRRDLHAHPELGFEEHYTAARVKEALQVCGVDEIHEGIGRTGVVAVVRGRGQSSGSMLGLRADMDALPMTEHNDFAWKSCKSGLMHGCGHDGHTAMLVGAARYLAATRHFDGTAVLIFQPGEEGCAGARAMIEDGLFERFPVQSVYAMHNWPAMKSGTVGLNGGAMMAAADRITIEVTGRGGHGAHPYQTTDVILAAAHIVTAVQSIVARNVRPLDSAVISLCAVQAGDLGAFSVQPGSATLVGTVRSFDPVVQDMVEARLKELCSAVALGLGVTAAVRYERMYPATINTESDARFAGDVAESIVGAENVVRDLEPSMGAEDFSFMLQSKPGAYLRLGQGNGVGGAALHNSRYDFNDEVLPLGAALHAGLVEQAMPMVEV; translated from the coding sequence ATGCAGGCTCCGCGCTTCAAGGCGGGCGGGCGGGCGTTCGCCCAGATCGCCCAGTTTCATCCTGAACTGACGGCGCTGCGCCGCGACCTGCACGCGCACCCAGAGCTGGGTTTCGAGGAGCACTATACGGCCGCCCGCGTCAAGGAGGCGCTGCAGGTCTGTGGCGTCGATGAGATCCACGAAGGCATTGGCCGCACCGGCGTGGTGGCAGTGGTGCGCGGGCGCGGGCAGTCCAGTGGCTCCATGCTCGGCCTGCGTGCCGACATGGATGCATTGCCCATGACCGAACACAACGACTTCGCCTGGAAGTCGTGCAAAAGCGGCCTGATGCACGGCTGCGGGCACGACGGCCATACGGCCATGCTGGTGGGGGCGGCGCGCTACCTGGCGGCCACACGCCATTTCGACGGCACGGCCGTGCTGATCTTTCAGCCGGGCGAGGAGGGCTGCGCGGGCGCGCGCGCAATGATCGAGGACGGGCTGTTCGAGCGTTTCCCCGTGCAGTCGGTCTACGCCATGCACAACTGGCCTGCCATGAAGTCCGGCACCGTGGGGCTGAACGGCGGCGCCATGATGGCAGCTGCCGACCGCATCACCATCGAGGTCACCGGCCGCGGCGGCCATGGCGCGCATCCGTACCAGACGACGGACGTGATCCTGGCGGCGGCGCACATCGTCACCGCGGTGCAGAGCATCGTGGCGCGCAACGTGCGCCCGCTCGACAGCGCCGTCATCAGCCTGTGCGCGGTGCAAGCGGGCGACCTGGGTGCCTTCAGCGTGCAGCCCGGCAGCGCTACGCTGGTGGGCACGGTGCGCAGCTTCGACCCTGTGGTGCAGGACATGGTCGAGGCCCGCCTCAAGGAACTGTGCAGCGCCGTGGCCCTGGGCCTGGGCGTCACCGCCGCCGTGCGCTACGAGCGCATGTACCCGGCCACCATCAACACCGAAAGCGACGCGCGCTTCGCTGGCGACGTGGCCGAGTCCATCGTGGGCGCCGAGAACGTAGTGCGCGACCTGGAGCCGAGCATGGGCGCCGAGGATTTCTCCTTCATGCTGCAAAGCAAGCCCGGCGCCTACCTGCGCCTGGGCCAGGGCAACGGCGTGGGCGGCGCGGCGCTGCACAACAGCCGCTACGACTTCAACGACGAAGTGCTGCCCCTGGGGGCGGCGCTGCATGCGGGCCTGGTCGAGCAGGCCATGCCGATGGTGGAGGTTTGA